A window of the Nisaea acidiphila genome harbors these coding sequences:
- a CDS encoding NAD(P)/FAD-dependent oxidoreductase: MAVRDAIYWNEAGAPDPVVPVADLPRQVDVAVVGAGFTGLATAIHLARGGRSVALFEAGKIGHGCSSRNGGMVGPSFHKLGMTGLIAKYGEKKAYAIMQEGMNALDHFEAFVAEEKLDCDLHMRGRFRGARTEADYDATARECERLNKAVGLPFEMVSRAGQRAEIGSDFYRGGVVYLRDGGIQPRKLVVSLAAKAAEAGVLMFPECPVTGIRRDGEASELRCGDTVVRAGEVVVATNAYADRRTEAMHSRVVQIETGAVATEEIPADLMAELSPKGRMFGESGRIFMWFRPTSDGKRFIFGGRMGSPGCAAEERAAATKTAIARVFPQLADIGISHAWSGDVAYTPDHAPHLGFEDGVWLAGGYCGSGVTRSVYFGAKLARRILGQPDGETAFDDLAFNKVPFKPFSRFAAEMMTRWWAWQDARDLCNRV, translated from the coding sequence ATGGCGGTACGCGACGCGATCTACTGGAACGAGGCCGGCGCGCCGGATCCTGTTGTCCCCGTCGCGGACCTTCCGCGTCAGGTCGATGTCGCGGTCGTAGGAGCCGGCTTCACCGGGCTCGCGACCGCGATCCACCTGGCCCGCGGCGGGCGCTCCGTTGCCCTCTTCGAGGCGGGCAAGATCGGCCACGGATGCTCGTCTCGCAATGGCGGCATGGTTGGGCCGAGCTTCCACAAACTCGGCATGACCGGGCTTATCGCGAAGTACGGTGAGAAAAAAGCCTACGCGATCATGCAGGAGGGGATGAATGCGCTCGATCATTTCGAGGCTTTCGTTGCCGAAGAGAAGCTTGATTGCGACTTGCACATGCGCGGCCGGTTCCGGGGCGCGCGCACCGAGGCCGATTACGATGCGACGGCACGGGAATGCGAGCGGCTGAATAAGGCGGTCGGCCTGCCGTTCGAGATGGTCTCCCGGGCCGGTCAGCGCGCCGAGATCGGCAGCGATTTCTACCGAGGCGGCGTGGTTTATCTGCGCGACGGCGGCATCCAGCCACGCAAGCTCGTGGTGTCTCTGGCGGCGAAGGCGGCGGAGGCGGGCGTGCTGATGTTCCCGGAATGCCCGGTGACGGGTATCCGGCGCGACGGGGAGGCGAGCGAACTGCGGTGCGGTGATACGGTCGTCCGTGCAGGCGAGGTTGTCGTCGCGACCAACGCCTATGCCGACAGGCGGACCGAGGCCATGCACAGTCGCGTCGTGCAGATCGAGACCGGCGCGGTCGCGACCGAGGAGATCCCGGCGGACCTGATGGCGGAGCTCTCCCCGAAAGGCCGGATGTTCGGCGAGTCCGGCAGGATATTCATGTGGTTTCGCCCCACCTCCGACGGCAAGCGCTTCATTTTCGGAGGCCGAATGGGCAGCCCGGGATGCGCTGCGGAGGAGCGCGCCGCAGCGACCAAGACGGCAATCGCACGCGTGTTCCCGCAGCTTGCAGATATCGGCATCAGCCATGCCTGGTCAGGTGATGTCGCCTATACGCCGGATCATGCCCCCCATCTCGGATTCGAGGACGGCGTGTGGCTCGCAGGCGGCTATTGCGGCTCGGGCGTGACGCGTAGTGTCTATTTCGGCGCGAAGCTCGCCCGGCGCATTCTCGGGCAACCGGATGGCGAGACGGCGTTTGACGATCTCGCTTTCAATAAGGTGCCGTTCAAGCCTTTCTCCCGTTTCGCGGCGGAGATGATGACCCGCTGGTGGGCCTGGCAGGACGCGCGGGATCTGTGCAACCGGGTCTGA
- a CDS encoding DUF1028 domain-containing protein encodes MTFSIIGRCERTGAYGAAITTSDLAVGSRCVRLAHGRGAMLSQHRTDSRLGDLGISLLAEGESADRVVSKVCASTDDIEWRQIGALDSEGRAAVYHGRRMYSIYAHTVGRNCLALGNILANPEVPQRMAEAFNREPDLPLAEKLTRALEAGRDAGGEILGPLRSAALKVSGDYKIDTYDLRIDISEADAVVDLRALYEAYKDREETIRNVALRPDTMPIMRNLFEASIARIEELGLEDRFPTARNRESWTLRD; translated from the coding sequence ATGACGTTTTCGATCATTGGCCGTTGCGAGCGCACCGGTGCCTACGGAGCGGCGATCACCACTTCCGACCTTGCCGTCGGGTCCCGCTGCGTAAGGCTTGCCCATGGGCGAGGCGCCATGCTCTCCCAGCACCGCACCGACAGCCGGCTCGGGGATCTCGGGATCTCCCTGCTTGCCGAGGGCGAGTCCGCGGACCGGGTGGTATCGAAGGTCTGTGCCTCGACCGACGATATCGAGTGGCGGCAGATCGGCGCGCTCGACAGCGAGGGGCGGGCGGCTGTTTATCACGGCCGGCGGATGTATTCGATCTATGCTCATACGGTTGGGCGTAATTGTCTCGCGCTCGGCAACATTCTGGCCAATCCCGAGGTTCCGCAGCGGATGGCGGAGGCTTTCAACAGGGAACCGGACCTGCCGCTTGCCGAAAAGCTGACGCGGGCTCTTGAGGCCGGGCGGGATGCCGGCGGCGAGATCCTTGGGCCGCTCCGCTCCGCCGCGCTCAAGGTTTCCGGCGATTACAAGATCGACACCTACGATCTGCGGATCGACATCTCCGAGGCGGACGCGGTCGTCGACTTGCGTGCGCTATACGAGGCTTACAAGGACCGCGAGGAGACCATCCGCAATGTCGCGCTCCGGCCAGACACGATGCCGATCATGCGCAACCTATTCGAGGCGAGCATCGCGCGTATTGAGGAACTCGGGCTTGAGGACCGCTTCCCGACGGCGCGCAACCGGGAAAGCTGGACCCTGAGGGACTGA
- a CDS encoding ferredoxin reductase family protein: MPALFLLLAYLVVVLAPLAFAWTSGMPARPFLDELSTGLALVAFAAMLVEFVLSGRFRAISNRIGMDVTMRFHQLFARSVVVLVLLHPFLYTTPIMAYPPPWDVTAQGFLGLEMESLITGLLAWILLIVIVVTAIGRDALPYSYETWRLGHGMGSVLLAGFSTHHALEAGRYSSHEALSTFWLILLGLSAASLLYVYLVSPLLRLRSPYKVRSVRRIAERTWELAIAPADGKPLSFEAGQFVWLNIGPSPFSLRENPFSISSAPASGDRVEFLIKEVGDFTRSLGTIQPGARAWIDGPHGSLAIPGPDAPGIGLIAGGVGVAPLLSILREMRATGDRRPVALLYGNRTETQIAYREELEQLEAEPNVTVRHVLSEPPAGWQGFVGGVNTETTAATFDRFDDANRWTYLLCGPPGMIDSAETALVERGVPSGSILSERFVYD; the protein is encoded by the coding sequence ATGCCGGCACTGTTTCTGCTGCTCGCCTACCTTGTCGTGGTGCTGGCGCCGCTCGCATTTGCCTGGACATCTGGGATGCCGGCCCGCCCCTTCCTCGACGAGCTCTCGACGGGGCTGGCCTTGGTCGCATTCGCCGCAATGCTGGTCGAGTTCGTCCTCTCCGGGCGCTTCCGAGCGATCTCAAACCGGATCGGTATGGACGTGACGATGCGGTTCCACCAGCTGTTCGCGCGCTCCGTCGTCGTGCTCGTGCTCCTGCATCCGTTTCTCTACACGACCCCGATCATGGCCTACCCGCCGCCCTGGGACGTGACGGCGCAGGGATTTCTAGGACTAGAGATGGAGTCCCTGATAACAGGACTGCTCGCCTGGATCCTGCTCATCGTCATCGTGGTGACGGCGATCGGACGCGATGCCCTGCCCTACAGCTACGAGACCTGGCGCCTCGGCCACGGGATGGGGTCGGTGCTGCTTGCCGGGTTCAGCACCCATCACGCCCTTGAGGCCGGCCGCTATAGCAGTCATGAAGCACTCTCGACCTTCTGGCTGATTCTTCTCGGACTGTCTGCCGCCTCTCTGCTCTATGTCTATCTGGTTTCGCCGCTGCTTCGGCTGCGCTCTCCCTACAAGGTCCGGTCGGTTCGGCGCATCGCAGAACGCACCTGGGAGCTGGCAATCGCACCCGCGGACGGGAAGCCGCTCTCGTTCGAGGCCGGACAGTTCGTCTGGCTCAACATTGGCCCGTCACCGTTCTCGCTGCGTGAGAACCCGTTCTCAATCAGCTCCGCGCCCGCGAGCGGGGACAGGGTCGAGTTCTTGATCAAGGAAGTTGGCGATTTCACCCGCTCGCTCGGGACGATACAGCCTGGCGCACGCGCCTGGATTGACGGACCGCATGGCAGCCTCGCCATTCCGGGCCCGGACGCTCCGGGCATCGGGCTGATCGCCGGCGGCGTCGGCGTTGCGCCGTTGCTCAGCATCCTGCGCGAGATGAGGGCAACCGGCGACAGGCGTCCGGTCGCCTTGCTCTACGGCAACCGGACAGAAACCCAGATCGCCTATCGGGAGGAACTTGAACAACTGGAAGCCGAGCCGAATGTCACTGTCCGGCACGTGCTGTCCGAGCCCCCGGCCGGCTGGCAGGGCTTTGTCGGCGGCGTGAATACCGAAACCACCGCGGCCACCTTCGACCGGTTCGACGATGCGAACCGGTGGACCTATCTGCTCTGCGGCCCGCCCGGGATGATCGACAGCGCGGAAACGGCACTGGTTGAGCGGGGCGTGCCTTCCGGGTCGATCCTCTCCGAGCGCTTCGTCTACGATTGA
- a CDS encoding thiamine pyrophosphate-binding protein yields the protein MTDVQDLNADTLSVAAWIARLLKERGIDRFFGLQGGHIQPIWDHATRNGLKVYDVRHEAAAVHMAHAHAELTGTLGVAMVTAGPGVTNTVTAMANASLARMPVLLIGGCTSRPQANMGPLQDIPHTDILRPVTRYSRTARVADQVIRELDEAISSAMGDRGEPGPVYIEIPTDVLRAHVPENLIPADWMEPKPPRRPAPVADRVEEAVEAIRAARRPLVISGRGARWAGDELVRFLDAADALYLDTQESRGLVPSDHPSVVGAVRAAAMAQADLVITLGRKLDYQVAFGSPAIFPDATFLRIADNAGELYDNRRGQPEILADVGLALDALTDALGNDAGARDAAWLEGLRSKHRERIVKSASGTGPTKGKDGKIHPMAIFDAIRKVADPKYLAVADGGDLLSFARVGLSATTYMDAGAFGCLGVGVPYAVAAALAEPGRQVISVNGDGAFGLNAMEVDSAVRHGAKAVFIVSNNAAWNIERFDQEANYGGRVVGTTLQHADYAAMARAFGAHGERVEDPADLPAALERALKNAPAVVDVVTSQDAVSSDAQKGLGFVPDYQALTAWDDAERRRRGEAI from the coding sequence ATGACCGACGTCCAAGACCTGAATGCCGACACGCTCAGCGTCGCCGCCTGGATCGCGCGCCTGTTGAAGGAACGCGGGATCGACCGTTTCTTCGGCCTGCAGGGCGGGCATATCCAGCCGATCTGGGACCATGCGACGCGGAACGGCCTCAAGGTCTACGATGTGCGCCACGAGGCGGCGGCTGTGCATATGGCCCATGCCCATGCGGAGCTGACCGGCACGCTTGGCGTCGCCATGGTGACGGCGGGGCCGGGGGTCACCAACACGGTGACGGCGATGGCGAATGCCTCGCTCGCCCGCATGCCGGTGCTGCTGATCGGCGGCTGTACCTCCCGTCCGCAGGCCAACATGGGCCCGCTGCAGGACATTCCGCATACCGACATCCTGCGTCCCGTGACTCGCTATTCCCGCACCGCCCGGGTGGCGGACCAGGTGATCCGTGAGCTGGACGAGGCGATCTCCTCTGCGATGGGAGACAGGGGCGAGCCGGGGCCGGTCTATATCGAGATCCCGACCGACGTGCTCCGCGCCCATGTGCCGGAGAACCTGATCCCGGCCGACTGGATGGAGCCGAAACCGCCGCGCCGCCCGGCCCCTGTCGCGGATCGGGTCGAGGAGGCCGTGGAGGCGATCCGTGCCGCCCGCCGTCCGCTGGTGATCAGCGGTCGCGGTGCGCGCTGGGCCGGCGACGAGCTGGTCCGCTTCCTCGATGCCGCCGACGCGCTCTATCTCGACACCCAGGAGAGCAGGGGCCTCGTTCCGTCTGATCATCCCTCCGTCGTCGGCGCGGTACGCGCCGCGGCGATGGCGCAGGCCGATCTCGTCATCACCCTCGGGCGCAAGCTCGACTACCAGGTCGCCTTCGGCTCGCCCGCGATCTTTCCCGACGCGACCTTCCTGCGCATCGCCGACAATGCGGGCGAACTCTATGACAACCGCCGCGGTCAGCCGGAGATCCTCGCGGACGTGGGCCTCGCGCTCGATGCGCTGACGGACGCGCTCGGCAACGATGCGGGTGCGCGGGATGCGGCTTGGCTCGAAGGTCTCCGATCGAAGCACCGGGAACGGATCGTGAAGAGCGCGTCCGGGACCGGTCCGACCAAAGGCAAGGACGGCAAGATCCATCCGATGGCGATCTTCGACGCGATCCGCAAGGTCGCCGATCCCAAGTATCTCGCCGTGGCCGATGGCGGCGATCTGCTGAGCTTCGCCCGGGTCGGGCTCTCGGCGACGACCTACATGGATGCAGGTGCTTTCGGTTGCCTCGGCGTCGGCGTGCCTTACGCGGTCGCCGCCGCGCTGGCGGAGCCGGGCCGCCAAGTGATCTCGGTGAATGGCGACGGCGCCTTCGGGCTCAACGCGATGGAGGTCGACAGCGCGGTCCGGCACGGGGCAAAGGCCGTCTTCATCGTCTCCAACAATGCGGCCTGGAACATTGAGCGCTTTGACCAGGAAGCGAACTATGGCGGGCGCGTCGTCGGTACTACGCTGCAGCATGCGGATTATGCCGCTATGGCGCGGGCCTTCGGCGCCCATGGCGAGCGCGTCGAGGATCCGGCGGACCTGCCGGCCGCGCTTGAGCGCGCGCTGAAGAACGCACCGGCCGTGGTCGATGTTGTGACCTCGCAGGACGCGGTCTCGTCGGATGCGCAGAAAGGGCTCGGCTTCGTCCCGGACTACCAGGCGCTCACAGCCTGGGACGACGCCGAACGCCGCCGCCGCGGCGAAGCCATCTGA
- a CDS encoding GntR family transcriptional regulator: MLEIAPNLTDQIYDALVEEICAGRLAAGTHLVQEKLAARFGVSRQPIQQVMSRLKADGMVEELGRRGLFVAPLDPERMRQHYGIRAALDGWAAKQAAARTFADPALAASLRAKGAMQQEAAEQAAAAGNSVALMRQDDAFHFMLYAAAGNPMLASTAEPHWRFLRRAMVDVLRQAERPETIWSQHGAILEAVLAGDGAAAERLAVDHVQNACELLASALEKARTEGTPHDTNAEYRPDALGSGTPAAGTDRRSRS, encoded by the coding sequence ATGCTCGAAATCGCTCCCAATCTGACGGACCAGATCTACGACGCGCTCGTTGAGGAAATCTGTGCCGGCCGTTTGGCAGCAGGCACTCATCTCGTGCAGGAAAAGCTCGCGGCCCGCTTCGGGGTCTCGCGGCAGCCGATCCAGCAGGTGATGTCGCGGCTGAAGGCGGACGGCATGGTCGAAGAGCTGGGCAGGCGCGGCCTTTTCGTCGCGCCGCTCGACCCCGAGCGGATGCGGCAGCACTACGGTATCCGTGCCGCGCTCGACGGCTGGGCGGCGAAACAGGCCGCCGCCCGGACGTTCGCCGATCCGGCGCTCGCAGCATCGCTGAGGGCAAAAGGCGCAATGCAGCAGGAGGCGGCCGAGCAGGCAGCGGCGGCCGGTAATTCGGTTGCGCTGATGCGCCAGGACGATGCCTTCCATTTCATGCTCTATGCGGCCGCCGGCAACCCGATGCTGGCGAGCACGGCCGAGCCGCACTGGCGCTTCCTGCGCCGTGCGATGGTCGACGTGCTGCGGCAGGCCGAGCGGCCGGAAACGATCTGGAGCCAGCACGGCGCCATTCTGGAGGCGGTGCTTGCCGGAGACGGAGCTGCCGCCGAAAGGCTGGCCGTCGATCACGTTCAGAACGCCTGCGAATTGCTGGCAAGCGCCCTCGAGAAGGCGCGGACGGAGGGAACGCCCCATGACACCAATGCCGAATATCGGCCAGATGCTCTCGGCTCAGGCACGCCTGCAGCCGGGACGGATCGGCGGTCGCGATCTTGA
- a CDS encoding ABC transporter permease, producing MPRLTDKARYWMLVLPALAIMIVFYILPVLGIWEISVTEPDLGFGNYVKMTESNAVKTSFILTFRVAAITTVGCLLLGYIVAYTISNFASRVTPLMVALVLLPFWVSVLIRSFSWIVLLGRSGLVNDTLRDLELITRPLRLMHNEFGVLVSMIHVMLPFAVLPMLANMRGISPSYTDAARGLGASEWTAFRSVYFPQTLPGVFSGALLVFVLSLGFFVTPALLGGGRVLMISEYITYQIQEFLAWGLGSALSVALLVATALVLLVAARFMNLKSALLDRH from the coding sequence ATGCCCCGTCTGACCGACAAGGCCCGCTACTGGATGCTGGTGCTGCCCGCGCTGGCTATCATGATCGTCTTCTACATTCTTCCAGTGCTCGGCATCTGGGAGATTTCCGTCACCGAGCCCGATCTCGGCTTCGGCAATTACGTGAAGATGACGGAATCGAACGCGGTCAAGACCAGCTTTATCCTGACTTTCCGTGTTGCGGCGATCACGACGGTCGGCTGCCTTCTGCTTGGCTATATCGTCGCCTATACGATTTCCAATTTCGCCAGCCGCGTGACCCCGCTGATGGTCGCGCTCGTGCTGCTGCCATTCTGGGTCTCGGTGCTGATCCGCTCCTTCAGCTGGATCGTGCTGCTCGGCCGCTCCGGTCTCGTGAATGACACGTTGCGCGATCTTGAGCTGATCACCCGCCCGCTCCGCCTGATGCATAACGAGTTCGGCGTGCTGGTGTCGATGATCCATGTGATGCTGCCCTTCGCCGTACTGCCGATGCTCGCCAACATGCGCGGCATCTCGCCGTCCTATACGGACGCGGCGCGCGGGCTCGGCGCCAGCGAGTGGACCGCCTTCCGCTCGGTCTATTTCCCGCAGACCCTGCCCGGTGTCTTCTCCGGCGCGCTGCTGGTCTTCGTTCTCTCGCTCGGTTTCTTCGTCACCCCGGCGCTGCTCGGCGGCGGCCGTGTGCTGATGATCTCGGAATACATCACCTACCAGATCCAGGAATTCCTCGCCTGGGGCCTCGGCTCCGCGCTTTCGGTCGCCCTGCTGGTCGCGACCGCGCTGGTCCTTTTGGTGGCGGCGCGTTTCATGAACCTCAAATCCGCGCTGCTGGACCGTCACTGA
- a CDS encoding ABC transporter permease, protein MKISAFRIFFNTGAWLVLAFLVLPLLVVVPVSLTDTSYIGMPKEHLSLQHYESYFTSPEWLHATWTSIWVGLAVAAAATVLGTAFSIGCWFISSRAATIARWVLITPILVPPVVQSLGFYRFWVKLDLIDTYFGVILAHTLLALPYVSISVFAALANLDPRIPQAARSLGASVWQTVVEVIVPAVRPGMLTGAVFAFIVSFDEIVGVLFLTVRRVNTLPKVIWEGIQENIDPTIASVSTFLVIISLVATAIVALRRKTA, encoded by the coding sequence ATGAAGATCTCCGCCTTCCGCATCTTCTTCAATACCGGGGCCTGGCTCGTCCTCGCCTTCCTGGTGCTGCCGCTGCTCGTGGTCGTTCCGGTCTCGCTGACCGACACCAGCTATATCGGGATGCCGAAAGAGCACCTCTCGCTGCAGCATTACGAATCCTATTTCACCTCTCCGGAATGGCTGCACGCGACCTGGACCAGTATCTGGGTCGGGCTTGCCGTCGCCGCCGCCGCGACCGTGCTCGGCACCGCCTTTTCGATCGGCTGCTGGTTCATTTCCAGCCGCGCCGCGACCATCGCGCGCTGGGTGCTGATCACGCCGATCCTCGTGCCGCCGGTTGTGCAGTCGCTCGGCTTCTACCGCTTCTGGGTGAAGTTGGACCTGATCGATACCTATTTCGGGGTCATCCTGGCGCATACCCTGCTGGCGCTGCCCTATGTCTCGATCTCCGTCTTCGCTGCGCTCGCGAATCTCGATCCGCGCATTCCGCAGGCCGCCCGCAGCCTCGGCGCGTCGGTCTGGCAGACGGTGGTCGAGGTCATCGTGCCGGCGGTCCGTCCCGGCATGCTGACGGGCGCGGTCTTCGCCTTCATCGTCAGCTTTGACGAGATTGTCGGCGTGCTGTTCCTCACCGTGCGGCGCGTCAACACACTGCCGAAGGTTATCTGGGAAGGTATCCAGGAAAATATCGACCCGACGATCGCCTCAGTCTCGACCTTCCTGGTCATAATTTCGCTCGTCGCGACCGCAATCGTCGCACTGCGCCGAAAAACCGCATGA
- a CDS encoding GntR family transcriptional regulator — protein MSFERLAERPPLPLATLVTNRLRQEIVEGGFEFGEALSEAKIAKRYDVSRTPVREAFARLELEELLRTEPQSGTYVFTMDRAQFALISETRSILEGAALRFAFERNPEELVTRWTEIVHALHQAAENGDKQAYSAADGAFHDTLFELADNPYLEAARRPFAARLAAIRNRLGLSPGHVAKSRAEHAELLRLVSGAFIGEALSLLHHHITEKGADFWSIPEAAPRRKWEKLLAGS, from the coding sequence ATGTCTTTCGAACGCTTGGCCGAACGCCCTCCACTTCCGCTCGCGACGCTGGTCACCAACCGGCTGCGTCAGGAAATCGTGGAGGGCGGCTTCGAATTCGGCGAGGCGCTTTCGGAAGCCAAGATCGCCAAACGTTACGACGTCTCGCGGACCCCGGTCCGCGAGGCTTTCGCGCGGCTCGAACTGGAGGAACTGCTCCGCACCGAGCCACAGTCCGGAACCTATGTCTTCACCATGGACCGCGCCCAGTTCGCTCTGATCAGCGAAACCCGCTCCATCCTCGAAGGTGCGGCACTCCGCTTTGCGTTCGAGCGGAACCCGGAGGAATTGGTCACGCGTTGGACGGAGATCGTCCACGCCCTGCACCAGGCGGCCGAGAACGGCGACAAGCAGGCCTATTCCGCAGCTGACGGCGCCTTCCACGACACGCTGTTCGAGCTCGCGGACAATCCCTATCTCGAGGCCGCGCGCCGTCCTTTTGCCGCGCGCCTCGCCGCGATCCGCAACCGGCTCGGGCTATCGCCCGGCCATGTCGCGAAATCCCGTGCTGAACATGCGGAACTGCTGCGCCTTGTCTCCGGCGCCTTCATCGGCGAAGCACTCTCCCTGCTGCACCATCACATTACGGAGAAAGGCGCGGATTTCTGGTCGATTCCCGAAGCCGCCCCCCGCCGGAAATGGGAAAAACTCCTCGCCGGAAGCTGA
- a CDS encoding class I adenylate-forming enzyme family protein, whose protein sequence is MTPMPNIGQMLSAQARLQPGRIGGRDLEREMSFALWNERACRLANALLGLGLSKGDRLGVLAWNRVEWLEIYAAAAKAGLVAVPVNFRLVASEIRFILQDCSVSAVIAEQELHDSIDEIRGDLELADGRFIHFGGCATPAGWRGYEDLIAAGASTEPEIDVAPADPWCLMYTSGTTGNPKGAIRGHEGIGNLALMTAVELGLGRNDEAMLVMPMCHANSLYFFSSFLHCGAATSVFSRRSFDAERCLRALSETGASFTSLVPTHYEMLLDLQHKAGDLRRMEKLMISSAPARVETKRRVMEMFPNSGLFELYGSTEAGWVTMLHPDEQFDHLGSVGREVVGSLPIRLLDDEGNEVPDGMPGELFSCGPYVFDGYWNRPDKTAEAFRGDYLSVGDVALREPDGFIRLIDRKKNMIISGGENIYPTEVEAILVQHPDVRDVAVVGRPDERWGERVEAAVVLRDGASVTSETLVEWSRGKLAGYKRPRTVTFIGAEEMPRTATGKIQHGVLRELLAVRASNN, encoded by the coding sequence ATGACACCAATGCCGAATATCGGCCAGATGCTCTCGGCTCAGGCACGCCTGCAGCCGGGACGGATCGGCGGTCGCGATCTTGAAAGGGAGATGAGCTTCGCGCTCTGGAACGAGCGCGCGTGCCGTCTTGCCAATGCCCTGCTGGGGCTCGGTCTTTCGAAAGGAGACCGTTTGGGCGTGCTCGCATGGAACCGGGTCGAGTGGCTGGAGATCTATGCCGCCGCGGCCAAGGCCGGCCTTGTTGCTGTGCCGGTGAATTTCCGGCTGGTGGCGTCTGAAATCCGCTTCATTCTGCAGGATTGTTCCGTTTCGGCGGTGATTGCCGAACAGGAACTGCATGACTCAATCGACGAAATTCGAGGCGACCTCGAACTGGCGGACGGGCGCTTTATCCATTTCGGCGGCTGCGCGACGCCTGCCGGATGGCGCGGCTACGAGGACCTGATCGCCGCCGGGGCTTCGACGGAGCCGGAGATTGATGTCGCGCCCGCCGATCCCTGGTGCCTGATGTACACCTCCGGCACCACGGGGAACCCGAAAGGGGCGATCCGCGGGCATGAGGGGATCGGCAATCTCGCTCTGATGACGGCGGTCGAGCTCGGGCTCGGGCGTAACGACGAAGCGATGCTGGTGATGCCGATGTGCCATGCCAACTCGCTTTATTTCTTTTCCTCGTTCCTGCATTGCGGCGCGGCAACCAGTGTCTTCTCTCGCAGGAGCTTCGATGCCGAACGCTGTCTTAGGGCTTTGTCCGAGACCGGCGCGAGCTTCACCTCTCTCGTCCCGACCCACTACGAGATGTTGCTCGACCTTCAGCACAAAGCCGGCGATCTCCGGCGGATGGAAAAGCTGATGATCTCCTCCGCACCGGCGCGGGTCGAGACCAAGCGGCGGGTGATGGAAATGTTCCCGAACTCGGGCCTCTTCGAACTCTATGGTTCGACCGAGGCGGGCTGGGTGACGATGCTGCATCCGGACGAGCAGTTCGATCATCTGGGCTCGGTCGGACGCGAGGTCGTCGGCTCCCTGCCGATCCGCCTGCTCGATGACGAGGGTAACGAGGTGCCGGACGGAATGCCGGGTGAGCTTTTCAGCTGCGGGCCCTATGTCTTCGACGGCTACTGGAACCGGCCGGACAAGACGGCGGAAGCCTTTCGCGGCGACTATCTCTCGGTCGGCGACGTGGCGCTGCGCGAGCCGGACGGCTTCATCCGCCTGATCGACCGCAAGAAGAACATGATCATCTCCGGCGGCGAGAACATCTATCCGACAGAGGTCGAGGCGATTCTGGTGCAGCATCCGGACGTGCGGGACGTCGCCGTGGTCGGCCGGCCGGACGAGCGCTGGGGCGAACGGGTCGAGGCCGCGGTTGTGCTGCGCGATGGCGCTTCGGTGACCTCCGAAACCCTTGTCGAATGGTCGCGCGGGAAACTCGCGGGCTACAAGCGTCCGCGCACCGTCACCTTCATCGGCGCGGAGGAAATGCCGCGCACCGCCACCGGAAAGATCCAGCACGGCGTGCTGCGCGAACTGCTCGCCGTCCGCGCCTCGAACAACTGA